The region GTCGGTAGATCTGAAATCAATAGCAAAGGGCACCTAAACCCTCACATTCTCATGGCTCATtcccaaacaaaaaaatgcagctgaGTATTTGAAAGATGCTCACAGAAGCCTGCAGGCAAACCGGTCCCAAGTCTCTGCTTGTCTGGTTAAATGTTAGGTTTGGGGCCAGCGTCACTAACACTGATTTATGTTTCCCACACAGAGATGTCAGCTAAGGGCCAAAACACCGTCACCTTCAAAACACACCATTCAATACAACAAGTAATTTTAATTATCAAATTGCTTTTTAATCTTACAGTTCATCTCCCAACAATGATTCCAGTGCTGAAATACAATTAAAAGTATCTGTAGCATCAACTTCTGTAATCATGTAATTAAATGACCACAATATCAGTTTTTGATTGCTTTAGCCTGTTTTTTATACAAATACTGCACATTACTGCATATTGTTCTCTGTTGGTTTcagtggtttctttttttttcctgtgcacAATGAACATCAAGTTGTAGAGACTATAACCTTAAAGTAGGTTATCTGACAGCCCCAACTGTTGGTTTGTTATTTGTAGTAAATGGgctaaaaatgtgcaaaaacaacaatgtgGACAATGCACAACTGTCAGGCTAACCATCGAAACCACCTTTTCACATTTTGctaaaaattcatttttttaatataatattaggAGTGGATTGCAGAAAATGTATAATTCTGAGGCTGCTTAGTTCAACAGGTGTATGAGACCACAACAAAAAATCTGCACACAGCGACAACGAAGCAGCCACAAATCTACTGCTACACTGTTTAAATAATATCTTCCGTGCACCAAGAgtcataaaaacagaattaactgttttttttaagcattgCCTGTTATTTTTCACTCATCAGAACACAAGAGTGACTCCATCCAGTAGAGCAGCTGTTTGCATTAGATAGACGCTGTAATAAGAGACAACATGGTGACAATGAGGCAGCGTGTACCAGTGGAAATATCTGTTGACATCTCATAATGACAGTACCCTGTGTTTCATAAGTACTACTCCATTCTGCAAATACACAGTCATCAGACTCGGTGCAGAATCTAAAGGAACCACTTATGCAACATATCCCAGGAGAGAAATTCACACAGCACCATTAACATCACAACAATTCACAATCTCTGCACAATCACACTTAtcaggaaaataaaatacactccACTCATGTCCCTGTCCACCTCAAAAATGACCGGTTAGTTCTCCAGAGAGAAAGTCTTTCAGTCCAGTCTGAGTCTTCAGGGTTTCTATATGGGGATGGAAACAATGGTTGGTAGTTCCCCAATGGGAGGTGGATTATATTTCTCCACCCTCATCAGCCGCCGTAGAATGTCGTCCCGATCGCGCGGCCATCCGTAAACGTGCGTGTTTTGAAGCCAGTTTGGGACATgacactgatttaaaaaaaaaaaaaaaacaaaacaaaacaaaaaaaaacagttgaggTTGTGGGGTTCAGTTACATCACAGATGAACATCTTAATGTCACCGCACATGTGTGTTTCAAAGTGCATAATTGCACACTTAAAAGGAATAAATGAATCAAGACGAATTAGAGACTGTAATACAAACCAACCTTTTTAGCCCCGGGGAACAAAATGGGAATAAACCGGAAATTCTTGCTTCCATTCTGGATGAATTCATTCTGGAGCTGAATGACacacaagaagaaagaaaaccatAATTAAAGGTCAGCAGATCTCAAAGTGAATATTAACATTGTCTTTTAGACTGAGGAGTGGCTGTGAACCTGTTTATGTATGTAGACGGTGTTGAAGGTCCTCTCGTCGTTTTCCAGGCCAACAGGGGAGGCCGTCACCGTCTCATAGTACTTgggactgatgatgatgatgatcaggtactctttctgtgtgtgagcATAGCATAAAAGCAATAATGACGGGTGCTTGcgaatatttaaaatgtcagtgagCTATTTTCATTCTTGTGCTACTATTAAACTACATGATAAAACATGTTCAGTgtggcagagaaaaaaaatgagctCTGACATTCTGGTTACCTCAAGCTCTCACTACAACTTTCACCTTTTACCTGtgatattaaattaaaagtgaGCCAAGCAAGGTTTTGTATTAGGAACAACATGAACAATTATTAAATTACAGAATTACAATTACAGAATTaagaatgaattaatgaaagAAATATGAGATTGTTCTTACCTCACTGAGGTATCGCTCCATGAAGTCTATTTTGCTTATGCTCCTGAACTGCTGCTCAAAAATGTCAATCTGaaaccaataaaaacatcagtcagaaagttaaaccacaaaaaaactgaaattaccCCAAATATGccaaaacatgaatttaaaaaaaaaaaagtatgtacaCACATGGGTATCAAAGCCGTTGTGTCGCAGCAGAGCAACAAAGTTGATGATCTCGTTGACATGCTTGTCGTTGTCTGCTTCATAAGTGACAAAGACCCTCCCTGGATTCAagagcaataaataaattatgaaaagaGTGGGCGGCATCTCAGTAAATAACCTGTTTATCTGCAGATTTGGGTATCAACACTTACTCTGCTCAAGAGAGAGCGGTGTGCTGTGAGGAGGGTGCTTCTCTGGAGCTGGAGCGTTGCGGCCACTGCATGGAGTTAAAGATTGTCAGAAACATGACGCAAGAGCTGTGTTAATCAAACATGTAGTGAGAGACAGTATTCTAATTAAAAAAACTCACATCTGTGTGTATCCAGCTCCAGGAAGTCTGCAGTCACCTGGATCTGAAGCAGTAAAGAGACATTAGAGAAAAATCCTTCATACAGTAGGATTAACAGCGTGTGATATCAGCTCACACTACATTTAGGTATGTGGCTTTGTCGGGGTGGATAAACAGCACAGCAGACTTACAGTAAGGGCCGTAAGCTGGAAGGTACTGAGGCCAGAGGTGCTTGTTGGCTGCAGGCCCCCTGTTGAAGGCCTCTGCAGGGCACTGAGCGCAGCAGGCTGCGCCTTGTGGCAGGCACGAGTACGGAGACAAGGTGTGGTGACCAAAGTTGACTGATGGCGGGTTGGAGTGCAGAGAGAGCGGCTGCTCCAGGTTGGACATACAGGTGCTGTGTCTGCCAGGGAGGGAAAGGAACTTGTACCTGGAGATGCAGCTGTCTCCAGAGCAACTGGAGTAATCTTTCTGGCTCAGACACGACGGCAGGCTGCTGGGATAACCCGACCAGCTGCTGGCGAAACTCGGGTGGAGCCAGGGGCCTTCGGCCTGGCTGGGGAACGGAGTCGGCTGGCTGTACCCAGCCGGCAAGCTGCGAGGAGGCTGGTACAGGCTGTAGCTCGGGCCCGGTTGGGGAACAGTGTGGTTGTGCTTGTGTTCCTGCTCTCTGTCCAGCCTCTGTCTGCTGAGCAGGGAGTCATCAGTGAGGGTGGCGTGCTCTGGAAGGCGGCTGTGTGCATCAGGGTGAGACGTGGAGTCCGGCTTGTCGACGGCCATGGCTTCTCGCTCCGCTGTGCTCATGGTTTCATCGTCTTCTTCAGGCGTATTGTGGTGGCTGTTCAGGTTTCTGCTCAGCTGGCTGACGTGACTGTGAGCAAGAAACATTTCATTATTAATGTGAGTGAACGTTGAACAAGACCACCAAGATCTGACTAGTAGATAAACTTGTTTACATGTGCTGCACTTCTTAGTAAAGAGGTATCTACTGTGGCTACACCCACACTAACAAAAAGACAGCATGTCAGTTTGTGTACtgtttgtctcctctctctctcaacccaaccggtcaaggcagacgGCCGCCCACGTAGAGCCCAGTtgtgctcgaggtttcttcctgttaaaagggagtttttccttgttgCTGTGgtcaagtgcttgctcatgggggaatgtttgATCTCTGCAAATGAAAGAGTACAGACTAGActtgctctatgtgaaaagtgccctgagataacttctgttgtgatttggcgctatataaaatatattgactTGACTTGTACTGTGCTGCATTTTCTAACTGCGCGTTTGTTGTCATGCTCACCTATTTGGTGCTGAAGCCGAGTAGATCAAAGTGGGCTGCATCATTTGGATTCTTCCTCCTGACATCCATGTGTGTCTGGTTTGAGCTGCACATGAAATTCTGTTGAGGACAGGTGTCATATTaaaaaggacaggttcatagtttttcttaactttcttaaaacaacagtcaggtgcccaaacgAACactaaaacaggtttttcttgccataaccattcctcctgttcatactgaccatttgaagatcccttcataatgcacttattccacagtcctccttctgtgcaaaaacgtTACAAATTTATCAGAAGCTAATACAactccaaatgagtcaaatcaagtagatatctttcaatgtttcacttgatatgactaactcagactgctgaagcctcatataagcttcagatcaacattttaactgaacttttgcacaaaatgactgtgttaACACAGtgttcactgttcatttgggcacctgttGTTTTTGCTTGGAAAACTGTGATACAGATGAACGAAACAGCCAATATCTAATTTAAAGAACAGCACCTTTATGTTTGTATATTCACACATAATGACGACGTTTTAAAGATACACTTatggcattttttaaaagtcgTCTCCACCCTTGCTGGTGTCTTCTTGATTTACATGAGAGCACATTTAGAGTGTCTCCCACACAGGGGACTTTTTTTTTCGAAATGGTTGGAAATCAACGCACATGCAGGAATAAAATGTTGCCtctcagagacagaaacaagactgggatggaaaaaaagactaaaaccacaaaaacttCCAAAAGATAAAACTTATCTCTAGAATTCTGCGTAATGACACGTGATTAAAGATAACACACTGCAATATCCTCACTGCACATCAATGCATCATTTATAAGAGAGGACATC is a window of Thunnus thynnus chromosome 8, fThuThy2.1, whole genome shotgun sequence DNA encoding:
- the traf3ip2l gene encoding uncharacterized protein traf3ip2l isoform X1, whose amino-acid sequence is MSGGRIQMMQPTLIYSASAPNSHVSQLSRNLNSHHNTPEEDDETMSTAEREAMAVDKPDSTSHPDAHSRLPEHATLTDDSLLSRQRLDREQEHKHNHTVPQPGPSYSLYQPPRSLPAGYSQPTPFPSQAEGPWLHPSFASSWSGYPSSLPSCLSQKDYSSCSGDSCISRYKFLSLPGRHSTCMSNLEQPLSLHSNPPSVNFGHHTLSPYSCLPQGAACCAQCPAEAFNRGPAANKHLWPQYLPAYGPYYPGDCRLPGAGYTQIGRNAPAPEKHPPHSTPLSLEQRRVFVTYEADNDKHVNEIINFVALLRHNGFDTHIDIFEQQFRSISKIDFMERYLSEKEYLIIIIISPKYYETVTASPVGLENDERTFNTVYIHKQLQNEFIQNGSKNFRFIPILFPGAKKCHVPNWLQNTHVYGWPRDRDDILRRLMRVEKYNPPPIGELPTIVSIPI
- the traf3ip2l gene encoding E3 ubiquitin ligase TRAF3IP2 isoform X2 yields the protein MSTAEREAMAVDKPDSTSHPDAHSRLPEHATLTDDSLLSRQRLDREQEHKHNHTVPQPGPSYSLYQPPRSLPAGYSQPTPFPSQAEGPWLHPSFASSWSGYPSSLPSCLSQKDYSSCSGDSCISRYKFLSLPGRHSTCMSNLEQPLSLHSNPPSVNFGHHTLSPYSCLPQGAACCAQCPAEAFNRGPAANKHLWPQYLPAYGPYYPGDCRLPGAGYTQIGRNAPAPEKHPPHSTPLSLEQRRVFVTYEADNDKHVNEIINFVALLRHNGFDTHIDIFEQQFRSISKIDFMERYLSEKEYLIIIIISPKYYETVTASPVGLENDERTFNTVYIHKQLQNEFIQNGSKNFRFIPILFPGAKKCHVPNWLQNTHVYGWPRDRDDILRRLMRVEKYNPPPIGELPTIVSIPI